One window from the genome of Pseudalkalibacillus hwajinpoensis encodes:
- a CDS encoding ABC transporter ATP-binding protein codes for MNRQVGKRLVKYALGFKKNILIALLLLMVAVTAELSGPFIAKRMIDVHIMGIEYPWYETDQGEEAVKYDGDWYKRSDHFGSDEFKGEEVRILQVGRDYYFVDEAIAYDGERSVDDNLITIQKDGEQQSYQAKEISNEELLAFYQPQIEPMVWLIALYFGLLLFASFFEYGQGLLLQTSANRIIQKMRTDVYSQIQRLHINYFDNLPAGKVVARITNDTEAIRELYVTVLATFFTSIFYMTGIFIALFLLDVKLALITLTIVPLLLIWIFVYRKYASKFNKVIRTRISDINGMINESIQGMSIIRAFKRQEKTEAEFEELNDSHFTYQNKLLNLNSLMSHNLVNILRNISFVVLIWYFGGASLTVGSIVSLGVLYAFVDYLNRLFQPVTNMVNQLANLEQALVAADRVFELLDEKGEDVSDGEFPRYDGNVTFDHVSFAYKAEEYVLKELSFEAKKGQTVALVGHTGSGKSSIMNLLFRFYDNQKGTISIDGQNIQDIPKQQLRQHMAIVLQDPFLFTGTIASNVSLNDSSISREKVEKALKDVGAEQLLRSLPNGYDEAVIEKGSTLSSGQRQLISFARALAFDPAVLILDEATSNVDTETEMIIQNALDILKKGRTTFIIAHRLSTIREADQILVLHQGEIVERGDHDQLMKQKGRYFQMYQLQQGKKVEQAV; via the coding sequence ATGAATCGACAGGTAGGAAAGCGATTAGTTAAGTATGCACTGGGTTTTAAGAAAAATATTCTTATTGCTTTACTCTTATTAATGGTAGCTGTTACAGCAGAGCTCTCTGGGCCTTTCATTGCGAAACGTATGATTGATGTCCATATTATGGGGATTGAGTATCCCTGGTATGAAACAGATCAGGGAGAAGAAGCTGTTAAATATGATGGGGACTGGTATAAACGAAGTGATCATTTTGGGAGCGATGAATTTAAAGGAGAGGAAGTAAGGATTCTTCAGGTAGGTCGCGACTACTATTTCGTTGATGAAGCGATCGCATACGATGGAGAACGGTCGGTTGACGACAACCTTATCACGATTCAAAAGGATGGGGAACAACAATCCTATCAAGCTAAAGAAATAAGCAATGAAGAACTGCTTGCCTTTTATCAACCGCAAATAGAACCGATGGTCTGGTTAATAGCGCTCTACTTTGGGCTTCTATTGTTTGCATCCTTTTTTGAATATGGGCAGGGACTTCTATTGCAAACCTCTGCTAACCGTATTATTCAAAAAATGAGAACGGATGTTTACTCCCAGATTCAGCGTTTGCATATCAACTATTTTGATAATTTACCAGCCGGTAAAGTTGTGGCAAGAATTACGAATGATACGGAGGCAATAAGAGAGCTTTATGTGACGGTGCTCGCAACGTTCTTCACAAGCATCTTTTATATGACAGGGATATTTATTGCCTTATTCTTGCTTGATGTAAAGCTTGCGTTGATTACATTAACGATTGTGCCCCTCCTTCTGATTTGGATCTTCGTTTATCGTAAATATGCGTCGAAATTCAATAAGGTCATTCGAACAAGGATTAGTGATATTAACGGAATGATCAATGAATCCATTCAGGGCATGTCGATAATAAGAGCTTTCAAACGTCAAGAGAAGACTGAAGCGGAATTTGAAGAGCTGAATGACAGCCATTTTACTTATCAAAATAAGCTATTGAATTTGAATTCCTTAATGTCACATAACCTTGTGAACATTCTACGGAATATTTCATTTGTAGTATTGATTTGGTACTTTGGGGGAGCTTCATTAACGGTTGGGTCTATTGTGAGTCTCGGTGTTCTTTATGCTTTTGTGGATTATTTGAATCGCTTATTTCAACCCGTTACAAATATGGTGAACCAGCTAGCTAATTTAGAACAGGCTTTAGTAGCGGCGGACAGAGTTTTTGAGCTTCTTGATGAAAAGGGGGAAGATGTATCAGATGGTGAATTTCCTCGTTATGATGGGAATGTCACTTTCGATCATGTTTCGTTTGCATACAAAGCAGAAGAATATGTGTTAAAGGAACTATCATTTGAAGCGAAAAAAGGTCAGACGGTTGCCCTAGTGGGGCATACTGGTTCAGGGAAAAGTTCAATTATGAATTTATTATTCCGATTTTACGATAACCAAAAAGGAACGATCTCTATCGATGGTCAAAATATTCAAGATATTCCAAAGCAGCAGTTAAGACAGCATATGGCGATAGTGCTCCAGGATCCATTCTTGTTCACTGGAACGATTGCTTCGAATGTAAGTCTTAATGACTCCTCGATCTCAAGAGAAAAAGTTGAAAAGGCTTTAAAAGATGTGGGAGCAGAGCAGCTGCTTCGGTCTCTTCCAAACGGGTATGATGAGGCAGTGATCGAAAAAGGAAGCACGCTTTCTTCGGGGCAAAGACAGCTGATCTCTTTTGCAAGGGCACTAGCGTTTGACCCTGCTGTCTTAATTCTTGATGAGGCGACTTCGAATGTTGATACCGAAACAGAAATGATTATTCAAAATGCGCTGGATATTTTAAAAAAGGGTCGTACCACATTTATCATTGCTCACAGACTCTCAACAATTCGAGAGGCTGACCAAATCCTTGTTCTTCACCAAGGTGAAATCGTTGAACGAGGCGATCATGATCAATTGATGAAGCAAAAGGGAAGGTACTTCCAAATGTATCAGCTTCAACAAGGGAAAAAGGTTGAGCAGGCAGTTTAG
- a CDS encoding thermonuclease family protein, with protein sequence MIRIRLPFLFIILFLSACATLTSDTEIKENTIPTTVDRVVDGDTLKVTLEDREETIRLLLVDTPETKHPSKPVQPYGPEASQFAKNQLEGKEIGVEIDVSERDKYGRLLAYVWIGDQMFNEMLLEEGLARVAYIYQPNVKYVDTFQEIQRKAQEEGKGIWSIEDYVREEGFNESFEASDSTSSDKGSQQGCDIKGNINSKGDKIYHVPEGSYYEITKAEEMFCNTDEAEQAGFRPSQR encoded by the coding sequence ATGATACGAATAAGACTGCCTTTTCTTTTTATCATCTTATTTTTATCTGCATGCGCTACACTCACATCTGATACAGAAATAAAAGAAAACACAATTCCGACAACAGTGGATCGAGTTGTTGATGGCGATACATTGAAAGTAACTCTTGAAGATCGAGAAGAAACAATTAGACTCCTTCTCGTTGACACTCCGGAAACAAAGCATCCGAGTAAACCTGTACAACCCTATGGACCTGAAGCCTCCCAGTTTGCTAAGAATCAACTAGAAGGAAAAGAAATTGGTGTCGAGATAGATGTTTCAGAACGCGACAAATACGGTCGACTGCTTGCTTACGTATGGATTGGCGATCAGATGTTTAATGAGATGCTCCTTGAAGAAGGACTAGCAAGAGTTGCTTATATTTATCAGCCAAACGTAAAGTACGTTGATACATTCCAAGAAATTCAGCGTAAGGCTCAAGAAGAAGGCAAAGGCATTTGGAGTATTGAAGATTACGTTCGCGAAGAAGGATTTAACGAATCCTTTGAAGCATCTGACTCCACATCTTCTGACAAGGGATCTCAACAAGGTTGTGACATTAAAGGAAACATTAATTCTAAAGGAGATAAAATTTACCACGTTCCTGAAGGATCATATTACGAGATTACGAAAGCAGAAGAAATGTTTTGTAACACAGATGAAGCCGAACAAGCTGGATTCCGCCCCTCTCAACGATAG
- a CDS encoding hotdog fold thioesterase gives MEFANTMLEALGIKAITLTPEKVVLEMPVGPSTHQPLGFLHGGASVALAESAASIGGTLNLDSENEATFGMEINANHLRSKKDGVVRAIAEPIHIGRRTMVWEINIVDEQEELICISRCTLAVKRY, from the coding sequence ATGGAATTTGCAAATACAATGTTAGAGGCACTCGGCATTAAAGCCATTACATTAACACCTGAAAAAGTTGTTCTCGAAATGCCAGTTGGACCAAGCACTCATCAACCACTTGGCTTTCTTCACGGTGGCGCATCAGTAGCCCTAGCAGAATCAGCAGCCAGCATAGGCGGCACACTTAATCTAGATTCAGAAAACGAAGCAACTTTTGGGATGGAGATCAACGCTAATCACCTCCGAAGCAAAAAAGACGGCGTCGTCCGAGCTATCGCCGAACCAATCCACATCGGCAGAAGAACAATGGTCTGGGAAATCAACATCGTAGACGAACAAGAAGAACTAATCTGCATATCCCGCTGCACCCTAGCCGTTAAAAGGTATTAA
- a CDS encoding 1,4-dihydroxy-2-naphthoate polyprenyltransferase: MNNSNDKLNKVTPSKPTWQVWWRLLRPHTLTASFVPVFLGTMLALQSHTLHFGLFMAMMIASILIQSATNMFNEYYDFKRGLDHAGSVGIGGAIVRDGVSARTVLNLAFIFFGIAILLGVYICILTTWWIAVIGTICMAAGYFYTGGPYPIAYTPFGEIAAGVFMGLILVLLSFFIQTGVVTFESILVSIPISILVGGILMANNIRDLEGDKEKGRKTLAILLGHDKAVTFLEGMFIVSYLWVVGLIITIDSSLWLLLIILSIPKAFKAIRLFEGKTKAAHMMPAMQATAQMHTQFGLLMAIGLLLAYFI; this comes from the coding sequence ATGAATAACAGCAACGATAAGCTGAACAAAGTCACGCCTTCAAAACCAACATGGCAGGTATGGTGGCGTTTACTCAGGCCGCATACATTAACTGCTTCCTTCGTCCCGGTTTTTCTGGGCACAATGCTTGCCCTTCAAAGTCATACATTACATTTTGGATTGTTTATGGCGATGATGATCGCATCTATTCTTATTCAATCTGCAACAAACATGTTTAATGAATACTATGATTTCAAAAGGGGTCTCGATCACGCTGGGAGTGTAGGAATTGGGGGCGCTATCGTACGAGATGGTGTTAGTGCAAGAACAGTATTAAACCTTGCTTTTATTTTCTTCGGCATTGCGATTCTTTTAGGTGTTTATATCTGTATCCTTACAACATGGTGGATTGCGGTTATTGGAACAATCTGCATGGCAGCAGGGTACTTTTACACTGGCGGTCCGTATCCAATCGCCTACACACCATTTGGTGAAATTGCTGCTGGTGTATTTATGGGACTAATACTTGTATTACTTTCTTTCTTTATTCAAACAGGTGTGGTTACGTTTGAAAGCATTCTCGTTTCGATTCCTATATCCATTCTAGTTGGCGGCATCCTCATGGCGAATAATATTCGTGACTTAGAAGGCGACAAGGAAAAAGGACGTAAAACACTTGCGATTCTTCTCGGACATGATAAGGCTGTAACATTTTTAGAGGGTATGTTTATCGTATCCTACCTCTGGGTGGTTGGACTTATTATTACAATTGATTCATCTTTATGGCTTTTGTTGATAATATTGAGCATCCCTAAAGCATTTAAAGCCATCCGCTTATTTGAAGGAAAAACCAAAGCAGCTCACATGATGCCTGCTATGCAAGCAACTGCTCAAATGCATACACAATTCGGACTGTTAATGGCAATTGGTTTATTGTTAGCCTATTTCATTTAA
- a CDS encoding isochorismate synthase: MSTIQHQELFSLLHQGVSKAEKRGTSVLVSQVLSVAAVDPLSFYAAGSFTNENDRTFWSDPENDTTIVGQGCVKQFEAQIDRFRSIESDWQTFLEQAIIEGAPSRPGVGPVLLGGFSFDPTAPDSGEWDSFPKGGMVLPELMLTSAGNHAWLTLNAIVSAGDNVEVISEALLDKHDRLFEKLTSHAYADVDAISIEEIRPKEWKETVRSAAANIRNGHLDKVVLAREIKLQSTQNFSSTKTLTNLKKQQSDSYVFAFEYGDKCFLGASPERLVKRDGQQVYSTCLAGSIQRGESKEMDDELGEALLHDQKNRIEHDLVVQMIRSAMEEECEFVQVPSRPEILKTPHIQHLFTPVVARAGRETSLFRMVERLHPTPALGGYPQKEAVNEIKRIEKLDRGWYAGPVGWVDYQGNGEFAVAIRSGLLKGEEATLYAGCGIVGDSDPDSEYEETKMKFKPMLTALGGKKYD, translated from the coding sequence GTGTCTACAATACAACATCAAGAATTATTTAGCCTGCTTCATCAAGGTGTAAGTAAGGCAGAAAAGCGGGGAACGTCCGTGCTTGTTAGTCAGGTGCTATCAGTAGCTGCTGTCGATCCCCTCTCCTTTTATGCTGCAGGTTCGTTTACTAACGAGAATGATCGAACATTCTGGTCGGACCCTGAGAATGACACGACAATAGTGGGCCAGGGTTGTGTGAAGCAATTTGAGGCTCAAATCGATCGTTTTCGTTCAATTGAAAGTGATTGGCAAACTTTTTTAGAACAAGCGATCATAGAGGGGGCTCCATCAAGGCCAGGTGTTGGACCGGTTCTGTTAGGTGGGTTTTCATTCGATCCAACTGCCCCAGATAGCGGTGAATGGGATTCCTTTCCTAAAGGCGGGATGGTTCTTCCAGAATTAATGTTAACTTCAGCTGGAAACCATGCTTGGCTCACACTCAACGCAATTGTTAGCGCAGGAGATAATGTGGAAGTTATATCTGAAGCGCTTTTAGATAAGCATGATCGTCTTTTTGAGAAGCTTACGTCTCATGCCTATGCAGATGTCGATGCTATTTCAATAGAAGAAATACGACCTAAGGAATGGAAAGAAACGGTCAGAAGTGCTGCTGCTAATATTAGAAATGGCCATCTTGATAAAGTCGTTTTAGCGAGAGAAATTAAGCTCCAGTCGACTCAAAACTTTTCATCAACAAAAACACTGACAAATTTAAAAAAACAACAAAGTGATAGCTATGTTTTCGCGTTCGAATATGGGGACAAATGTTTTCTTGGAGCTTCACCTGAACGGTTAGTCAAAAGAGATGGACAACAAGTGTATTCGACTTGTCTTGCGGGCTCTATTCAACGAGGTGAATCGAAGGAAATGGATGATGAACTTGGAGAAGCTCTTCTTCATGATCAAAAGAATCGAATTGAGCATGATCTTGTCGTTCAAATGATTCGATCAGCTATGGAAGAGGAGTGTGAATTTGTTCAGGTACCGTCAAGGCCGGAAATACTTAAAACGCCTCATATTCAACATTTATTTACTCCTGTTGTAGCAAGGGCTGGTAGAGAGACAAGCCTTTTTCGTATGGTTGAACGGCTTCATCCTACCCCTGCGCTTGGCGGTTATCCTCAAAAGGAAGCCGTAAATGAAATTAAGCGAATAGAGAAGCTTGATCGAGGTTGGTATGCAGGACCTGTTGGTTGGGTTGATTATCAGGGAAATGGAGAATTTGCTGTAGCTATACGCTCTGGTCTACTTAAAGGAGAAGAAGCAACGCTATACGCTGGGTGCGGTATAGTTGGAGATTCTGACCCTGATAGTGAATATGAAGAAACCAAAATGAAGTTTAAACCAATGCTAACAGCTCTTGGAGGTAAGAAATATGACTGA
- the menD gene encoding 2-succinyl-5-enolpyruvyl-6-hydroxy-3-cyclohexene-1-carboxylic-acid synthase — protein MTDQEILASYVGSFVDELVRSGVKHAVISPGSRSTPLAMVMAEHPLLNVWVHIDERSAGFFALGMAKSHKEPVALLCSSGTAGANYYPAVIEAAQSNVPLIVLTGDRPHELRDNGAPQAIDQIKLYGDYVKWFMEMAMPSSSPDLNRYIRTAASRATAVSSGLPAGPVHLNFPFRDPLIPDLSYTGLFSDGRENYEPWVNAADHIRVLNEDAVTDYANKLAGKKGIIVVGPQDNDELAEPLFALAEELGYPLLADPLSKCRHIDSPNLVEGYDAFLRGEVDSELYPEVVIRFGAMPVSKAYMLFMKRVASPIHIIVDERGWRDPTLYSSDMLTVSSVSFVNSLLPAVRSINSTEKRWLHKWKAINQTTLTLLHEDLGTDELFEGHVFRELGKLMSANDLLFVGNSMPIRDMENFFLPENSRPTVMGNRGANGIDGIISTALGASTAYSSSVLVIGDLSFYHDMNGLLLAKLYEINMTVIVVNNDGGGIFSFLPQRKQEKHFEKLFGTPHGLNYEHAAALYEASFERVWNWEEFSYAYEKSQDHHGLSIIEVPTDRDANLRLHREMFAKVSKETAIVLQESLKS, from the coding sequence ATGACTGACCAGGAAATACTAGCAAGTTACGTAGGATCATTTGTTGATGAGCTTGTGCGTTCAGGTGTTAAACATGCTGTTATTAGTCCAGGATCGCGTTCTACCCCGCTCGCAATGGTCATGGCTGAACACCCGTTACTAAACGTCTGGGTGCATATCGATGAGCGATCTGCTGGTTTTTTTGCGCTTGGCATGGCCAAATCGCATAAGGAACCTGTCGCACTTCTATGTTCTTCAGGTACGGCTGGCGCTAATTACTATCCTGCTGTTATTGAGGCTGCTCAATCCAATGTACCGTTGATTGTTTTGACTGGCGATCGCCCGCATGAGCTTCGTGATAATGGAGCTCCACAGGCGATTGATCAAATCAAGCTATATGGGGACTATGTGAAATGGTTTATGGAAATGGCGATGCCTTCTTCCTCTCCAGATTTAAATCGGTATATCAGAACTGCGGCTTCTAGAGCGACAGCCGTTTCTTCCGGTCTCCCTGCTGGACCTGTGCATCTTAATTTCCCATTTAGAGATCCCTTGATACCAGATCTATCCTATACAGGTCTTTTTTCAGATGGTAGGGAGAATTATGAGCCGTGGGTAAATGCGGCAGATCACATACGTGTTTTAAACGAAGATGCAGTCACAGATTATGCAAACAAATTAGCTGGCAAGAAAGGTATTATTGTGGTCGGACCTCAGGATAATGACGAATTAGCTGAACCGCTATTTGCTCTTGCTGAGGAATTAGGTTATCCGCTTTTAGCAGATCCACTTTCAAAATGCCGGCATATTGATTCTCCTAATCTTGTAGAAGGGTATGACGCCTTTCTTAGGGGTGAGGTGGATTCAGAGCTATACCCTGAAGTAGTGATTAGATTTGGGGCGATGCCAGTTTCAAAAGCTTATATGCTCTTTATGAAGAGAGTAGCAAGTCCTATTCATATAATTGTGGATGAGAGAGGATGGAGAGACCCTACTCTTTATAGTTCTGACATGCTTACAGTTTCCTCTGTATCGTTTGTGAACAGTCTTCTTCCTGCTGTGCGAAGCATCAACTCTACTGAGAAGCGGTGGTTACACAAATGGAAGGCCATTAACCAAACGACTCTCACCTTACTTCATGAAGATTTAGGAACTGACGAGCTATTTGAGGGCCATGTGTTTAGAGAATTAGGGAAACTGATGAGTGCGAATGATCTCCTGTTTGTAGGGAATAGCATGCCTATTCGCGATATGGAGAACTTTTTCTTGCCAGAGAATTCTCGACCTACTGTAATGGGGAATCGAGGAGCGAATGGTATTGACGGTATTATTTCAACAGCTCTTGGAGCAAGTACAGCCTATTCTTCTAGCGTGCTGGTGATTGGTGACCTTTCTTTCTACCATGATATGAATGGTCTGCTTCTAGCTAAGCTATATGAGATCAATATGACGGTTATTGTGGTTAACAATGATGGCGGAGGGATTTTCTCATTTCTACCTCAGCGCAAGCAGGAGAAGCACTTTGAGAAACTCTTTGGCACACCACATGGACTAAATTATGAACATGCTGCCGCATTATATGAGGCAAGTTTTGAACGCGTATGGAATTGGGAAGAGTTTAGTTATGCGTATGAGAAAAGTCAGGATCACCATGGGCTAAGCATTATTGAGGTTCCAACTGATCGTGATGCCAATCTTAGGCTTCATCGAGAGATGTTCGCGAAGGTTTCGAAGGAAACAGCAATAGTCCTGCAGGAGAGTCTTAAATCATGA
- the menH gene encoding 2-succinyl-6-hydroxy-2,4-cyclohexadiene-1-carboxylate synthase: MIYTVGGQPFHVEIAGEGEPLLLLHGFTGSSENWSSFMKRWSRLYKVIAIDLIGHGESAKPNDASQYTMESMGSYLKQLLNLLGIDQLHLLGYSMGGRFALSFSVQYPSLIKTLILESSSPGLFTEDQRRERVQKDHALARRIQKEGIEDFVTFWESLPLFSSQKKLSPSIQSEIRKQRLSNTEIGLANSLIGMGTGAQASYWSVLEKITFPVLLIVGEYDQKFISIGKQMEKKLPQADFVQIIGAGHTIHVEEPEIFDKMVVAFLKKHADSNL, translated from the coding sequence ATGATTTATACCGTTGGTGGACAACCTTTTCATGTCGAAATCGCGGGAGAAGGAGAACCTCTTCTATTATTGCATGGATTCACAGGATCGAGTGAGAACTGGTCTTCTTTTATGAAAAGATGGTCCAGGCTATATAAAGTGATTGCAATCGATCTTATCGGTCACGGCGAAAGTGCGAAACCGAATGATGCTTCTCAATATACTATGGAATCTATGGGGAGTTACTTGAAACAACTATTAAATTTACTTGGGATCGATCAACTCCATTTGCTTGGCTATTCCATGGGTGGACGATTTGCTTTGTCATTTTCTGTCCAGTACCCTTCGCTCATTAAAACGCTTATTCTGGAAAGCAGTTCACCTGGGCTTTTTACGGAAGATCAAAGAAGAGAGCGAGTGCAGAAAGACCATGCACTTGCCAGGCGAATTCAGAAGGAAGGTATTGAAGATTTCGTAACCTTCTGGGAATCTCTTCCGTTATTTTCTTCGCAGAAGAAACTTTCGCCAAGTATTCAAAGTGAAATAAGAAAGCAGCGTTTGAGCAATACTGAAATAGGACTAGCCAATAGTCTAATTGGAATGGGAACGGGGGCACAGGCTTCCTATTGGAGTGTGTTAGAGAAGATAACCTTTCCAGTCCTTCTAATAGTTGGGGAGTACGATCAGAAGTTCATTTCAATTGGGAAACAGATGGAAAAAAAGCTTCCTCAGGCTGATTTTGTGCAAATTATTGGCGCAGGGCATACAATTCATGTAGAAGAACCTGAAATCTTTGATAAAATGGTAGTAGCTTTTCTAAAAAAGCATGCAGATTCTAATCTGTAA
- the menB gene encoding 1,4-dihydroxy-2-naphthoyl-CoA synthase — protein sequence MIQWKTEREFEDILYETYDGIAKITINRPEVRNAFTPRTVNELITAFSFARDNSDIGVIVLAGAGDKAFCSGGDQSVRGHGGYVGDDEIPRLNVLDLQRLIRVIPKPVVAMVSGYAIGGGHVLHVVCDLTIAADNAIFGQTGPKVGSFDAGYGAGYLARIVGHKKAREIWYLCRQYNAQEALDMGLVNTVVPLDQLEAETVQWAQEMLDKSPTALRFLKASLNADTDGLAGLQQMGGDATLLYYTTDEAKEGRDSFKEKRKPDFKQFPRFP from the coding sequence ATGATTCAATGGAAGACTGAACGAGAATTTGAAGATATTCTTTACGAAACGTATGATGGTATTGCTAAGATTACAATCAACCGTCCAGAGGTGCGCAATGCATTTACGCCAAGAACGGTTAACGAATTAATTACCGCTTTTTCATTTGCGAGAGACAATTCAGATATTGGTGTTATTGTTCTAGCAGGAGCTGGAGACAAAGCTTTCTGTTCTGGCGGTGACCAAAGTGTTCGTGGTCATGGTGGTTATGTAGGTGATGATGAGATTCCTCGTCTAAATGTCTTGGATCTTCAACGCCTCATTCGTGTTATCCCTAAGCCGGTTGTTGCAATGGTATCAGGTTATGCGATTGGAGGAGGACACGTCCTTCACGTGGTATGTGACCTGACAATTGCTGCAGATAATGCTATTTTTGGTCAGACTGGCCCTAAAGTTGGTAGCTTTGATGCTGGATACGGTGCAGGATACCTTGCTCGTATCGTAGGTCATAAGAAAGCTCGTGAAATCTGGTACCTATGTCGTCAATACAATGCACAAGAAGCACTTGATATGGGACTTGTTAATACGGTTGTTCCACTTGATCAGCTTGAAGCTGAAACAGTACAGTGGGCACAGGAAATGCTTGATAAGTCACCAACAGCCCTACGCTTCCTTAAAGCTTCTCTTAACGCCGATACAGACGGTCTTGCAGGACTCCAGCAAATGGGTGGAGACGCAACGCTTCTTTATTACACAACTGATGAAGCAAAAGAAGGACGCGATTCATTTAAAGAAAAACGCAAACCGGACTTTAAACAGTTCCCACGTTTTCCTTAA
- a CDS encoding o-succinylbenzoate--CoA ligase, producing the protein MDTMPNWLHKRASMTPERVALIDNGKQLTYKQLQEKAVNMANALKAKGIEKGKHVGFYMENGLEAAVCLHTLMYIGAVIVPLNHRLTGPELSFQMNDAEISYVITDNSLEKKASDAIQSPVNIIIWEDVHPGAYQLEELQTTIELHQLHTIMYTSGTTGKPKGVMLSYGNHWWSAIGSSLNLGLDMNDRWLCAVPMFHMSGLSILLRSVIYGITMVIQRRFEPRVVNQSIQKERITIVSVVSAMLKKMLDDLGTDHYPETFRCMLLGGGPAPYPLLSTCEEKDIPVFQTFGMTETASQIVTLSPEYMLDKQGSAGKALFPSEIMISLDHKSLSALEHGEILVKGPTITKGYWRRDDATRAAFEDGWLHTGDIGYLDEDGFLFVLDRRKDLIISGGENVYPAEIEAAILEHVDVEDAGVTGVKDEQWGEVPAAFVVSKNRSLTEQQLLDYLSERLARYKLPRTITYVDSLPRNGANKLQRNLLVDMSDTI; encoded by the coding sequence GTGGATACGATGCCAAATTGGCTACATAAACGTGCTTCTATGACGCCTGAGCGAGTGGCGCTTATCGATAATGGCAAACAGTTAACTTATAAACAGTTACAAGAAAAGGCAGTTAATATGGCAAATGCTCTAAAAGCAAAAGGGATCGAAAAAGGAAAGCATGTTGGTTTTTATATGGAGAATGGATTAGAGGCTGCCGTTTGTTTACATACTCTGATGTACATTGGGGCTGTCATTGTTCCATTGAATCATCGATTAACAGGACCAGAGCTATCTTTCCAAATGAACGATGCTGAGATTTCCTATGTGATCACTGACAATTCACTTGAGAAGAAAGCTAGTGACGCAATACAAAGTCCGGTAAATATAATCATCTGGGAAGATGTTCACCCAGGTGCTTATCAGTTAGAAGAGTTACAAACAACTATTGAGTTACATCAGCTTCATACGATTATGTACACTTCTGGCACAACTGGAAAACCTAAGGGTGTTATGCTTTCATATGGTAACCATTGGTGGAGTGCGATCGGTTCCAGTCTTAATCTTGGTTTAGATATGAATGATCGCTGGCTGTGTGCGGTTCCAATGTTCCATATGAGTGGACTTTCTATTCTATTGCGAAGTGTTATTTACGGAATCACAATGGTTATTCAACGACGGTTTGAACCGCGTGTCGTTAATCAATCGATTCAAAAAGAACGGATTACAATTGTATCGGTAGTAAGCGCTATGCTGAAAAAAATGCTCGATGACCTTGGAACCGATCATTACCCCGAAACATTTCGCTGCATGCTTCTTGGAGGTGGTCCAGCTCCATACCCGCTTCTTTCTACTTGTGAGGAGAAGGATATTCCTGTCTTCCAGACATTTGGTATGACGGAAACTGCCTCTCAAATTGTGACGCTTTCACCTGAATATATGCTAGATAAACAGGGGTCAGCTGGAAAGGCGCTTTTCCCATCAGAGATTATGATTAGTCTTGATCATAAATCCCTTTCTGCTTTAGAGCATGGAGAGATTCTCGTGAAAGGACCTACGATTACAAAGGGGTATTGGCGAAGGGATGATGCAACAAGAGCTGCATTTGAAGACGGGTGGCTTCATACAGGCGATATTGGTTATCTGGATGAAGATGGCTTTCTCTTTGTATTGGATCGAAGGAAAGACCTCATTATATCTGGTGGTGAAAATGTGTATCCCGCAGAAATTGAAGCGGCGATCCTTGAGCATGTAGATGTGGAGGATGCAGGCGTAACTGGGGTTAAAGATGAGCAATGGGGAGAAGTACCTGCAGCATTTGTTGTTAGTAAGAATCGCTCTTTGACGGAACAGCAGCTGCTCGATTATCTTTCAGAACGTCTTGCGCGTTACAAGCTACCTAGAACGATTACTTATGTGGATAGCCTTCCTAGGAATGGGGCAAATAAGCTACAGCGAAATTTATTAGTAGATATGAGTGATACGATATGA